A region from the Triticum aestivum cultivar Chinese Spring chromosome 3D, IWGSC CS RefSeq v2.1, whole genome shotgun sequence genome encodes:
- the LOC123074943 gene encoding uncharacterized protein, with protein sequence MAIAADSTAEQAPNPAPHEPSDEPRKAPDQPDRGEDNGVDFDEEEDDAEELDGPAAYKEKVKAVFRRLHAEPVGIRVHDVIIRGNFKTRGSLIEAEVADLLRSAGTVQGLVRASSHANALLRRLDVFDSVSITLGAGPPEFPGTAIVTIQVVEAARPYNRGIFFFPKKEVISWPVEGWFMLKNLFGYGDMWNVSGEYGWDQSSKIDIGVYLPRLKSIPTPLTARASILSEDWLKFSSYKQRLLGLKFGLLSTWHHNLSYDLAWRTLTDPSQMASESIRRQLGHNLLSALSYAYKIDKRDSEFRPTKGYAFVSTSQVGGLWKNGLRFFRQVLMQPTSRG encoded by the exons ATGGCGATCGCCGCGGATTCCACCGCCGAGCAAGCCCCGAACCCTGCTCCCCACGAGCCTTCGGACGAGCCCCGCAAGGCTCCCGACCAGCCCGACCGTGGCGAGGACAATGGGGTCGACttcgacgaggaggaggacgatgcaGAGGAGCTGGACGGGCCGGCGGCGTACAAGGAGAAGGTGAAGGCCGTCTTCCGTCGCCTGCACGCCGAGCCCGTCGGCATCCGCGTCCACGACGTCATCATCAGGGGCAATTTCAAGACCCGCGGCTCCCTCATCGAGGCGGAGGTCGCCGACCTGCTCCGCTCTGCCGGCACCGTGCAGGGCCTGGTGCGCGCCTCCAGCCATGCCAACGCGCTGCTGCGCCGCCTCGACGTGTTCGACTCCGTCTCCATCACCCTCGGCGCAGGCCCGCCCGAGTTCCCCGGTACTGCAATCGTCACCATCCAAGTCGTGGAGGCGGCCAGACCCTACAATCGtggcatcttcttcttccccaagaaaGAG GTAATATCATGGCCAGTTGAAGGATGGTTCATGTTGAAGAACCTATTTGGTTATGGGGACATGTGGAATGTTTCAGGAGAATATGGTTGGGATCAGTCATCAAAGATAGACATTGGAGTGTACCTGCCAAGATTGAAATCAATACCAACACCTTTGACGGCTCGGGCATCAATCCTTTCCGAAGATTGGCTGAAGTTTTCATCATACAAGCAGCGTCTTCTTGGCCTTAAGTTTGGTTTGCTTTCAACCTGGCACCATAACTTGTCTTATGATCTGGCATGGCGTACCTTAACTGATCCCTCACAAATGGCATCAGAATCCATAAGGAGGCAGTTAGGACATAATCTGCTTTCTGCACTGAGTTATGCATATAAAATAGATAAAAGAGATTCAGAATTCCGGCCAACAAAAGGATATGCATTTGTCTCAACTTCTCAAGTTGGCGGTCTATGGAAAAATGGGCTAAGATTCTTCCGCCAGGTTCTTATGCAACCAACTTCTCGTGGTTAA